Proteins from a genomic interval of Polaribacter sp. Q13:
- a CDS encoding DUF2064 domain-containing protein: MINLKHSKTAILIFSLSQEAENLRKPFLQKKDTASKLNALIKEKVSSLGVDYFHYTEKDQKGNNFGERYVNTVSDIFKKGYNNVITVGNDTLGLEKKHLRAAIESVENNQIPVGPSYDGGFYLLGIRKDQFKASEFLSLPWESSTLYKELKTLLSAKEIATATLPYLYDLDEELDISKNIASLSFLKIKALKLLQNLQVVILKVSKYILQQFKEASLNHLYNKGPPLVCN; the protein is encoded by the coding sequence TTGATCAATTTAAAACATTCTAAAACTGCTATTCTTATCTTTTCGCTTTCTCAAGAAGCCGAAAATTTACGTAAGCCTTTCCTTCAAAAAAAGGATACGGCTAGCAAACTGAATGCTTTAATTAAAGAAAAAGTTAGTTCTTTAGGCGTAGACTATTTTCATTATACAGAGAAAGACCAAAAAGGAAATAATTTTGGAGAACGTTATGTAAATACCGTTTCAGACATTTTTAAAAAAGGGTATAATAATGTTATAACAGTTGGTAACGATACTTTAGGTTTAGAAAAAAAGCATCTTCGTGCTGCCATAGAATCCGTAGAAAACAATCAAATACCTGTTGGACCTTCTTACGATGGTGGTTTTTATCTTTTGGGTATACGTAAAGATCAATTTAAAGCCTCAGAATTTCTTTCACTTCCTTGGGAATCATCAACATTATATAAAGAATTAAAAACGCTTTTATCAGCAAAAGAAATAGCAACTGCTACACTTCCTTATTTATACGATTTAGATGAAGAATTAGATATTTCTAAAAACATTGCGTCACTTTCTTTTCTAAAAATAAAAGCACTTAAATTATTACAAAATCTACAAGTAGTAATTTTAAAAGTAAGCAAATACATTCTTCAACAATTTAAAGAAGCTTCTTTAAATCATCTATACAATAAAGGACCTCCATTGGTTTGTAATTAA
- a CDS encoding TonB-dependent receptor, producing MKKITFFLFLFAGIFANAQSLTLKGKVVDENNESLPGATVLVKENNKGTSTYFDGKFSLNLAKGTYTIQVSFIGYNTVSKEISLDKNNEIEFTLTPNATVLEEVLVSAVRVNADVPVTFSNLSKKEIATRNLGQDIPILLNYMPSVVSSSDAGAGVGYTYMSVRGSNGERINVTVNGIPYNDAESHGSFWVNLGDFASSTENLQLQRGVGTSTNGSGAFGASLNILTDAVSEEAGGEISNSFGSYGTRKHTVKFTTGKINDHIEIAGRLSNIYSDGYVDRASSDIKSYYLQGSYTDENTLIKAVTFGGKELTYQAWEGLTADQLKEDRRQNPYTYDNEVDDYDQNHYQLHWNEKLNENWSTNLALNYTKGAGFFEQYKTEEDAADFGNLIVDGSDVIVRRWLENDFYVVNFNTNYKTDKLNLISGISYSNYSGDHFGEVIWGEDLAENVNIRDQYYFSDAKKTDFSIFAKATFDINEKLSGYADVQGRFVNYKTGGITSDIVPIDVDANFNFFNPKVGLTYKINNDNNLYTSFAVANREPNRNDFEAGVTTHETLNDLEFGWRFKSENFKLNSNIYYMNYKNQLVLTGALDDVGAPVRATSGDSYRLGLEIDADIRVSDQFSIKPNVAFSSNKNRDFFITRDGNPTPQALGNTDLSFSPDIIAGNMFIFKPIDNLQFSFLSKFVGKQYMSNFGSAISDNDVLNDYFTSDFNIVYQITPNKVFKSIVFSALVNNIFNTEYVDRGYYYTYDDDWSDPNQITTVDGAGYYPQATRNFLVGVTLKF from the coding sequence ATGAAAAAAATCACATTTTTTTTATTCTTGTTTGCAGGTATATTTGCAAACGCCCAGTCGCTTACTTTAAAAGGAAAAGTAGTAGACGAAAACAATGAATCTTTGCCTGGAGCTACTGTTTTGGTGAAAGAAAACAACAAAGGGACTTCTACCTATTTTGATGGAAAGTTTAGTTTAAACTTAGCAAAAGGAACTTATACAATTCAGGTTTCGTTTATTGGTTACAATACGGTTTCTAAAGAAATTTCTTTAGACAAAAACAATGAAATTGAGTTTACTTTAACACCAAATGCTACGGTATTAGAAGAAGTATTGGTTTCTGCTGTTCGTGTAAATGCTGATGTGCCAGTAACATTTTCTAATCTTTCTAAAAAGGAAATTGCAACCCGTAATTTAGGTCAGGATATTCCTATTCTGCTTAATTATATGCCTTCTGTGGTTTCATCATCAGATGCTGGTGCAGGTGTTGGTTATACATACATGAGCGTGCGTGGTTCTAACGGAGAAAGAATTAATGTTACCGTAAACGGAATCCCGTATAATGATGCTGAAAGTCATGGTTCTTTTTGGGTGAATTTAGGAGATTTTGCTTCTTCTACAGAAAATTTACAATTGCAACGTGGTGTTGGAACATCAACCAATGGTTCTGGTGCTTTTGGTGCGAGTTTAAATATTTTAACAGATGCTGTTTCTGAGGAAGCTGGTGGAGAAATATCCAACTCTTTTGGTTCTTACGGAACTAGAAAGCATACGGTAAAATTTACAACGGGTAAAATTAACGACCACATAGAAATTGCAGGTCGCTTGTCTAATATTTATTCTGATGGTTATGTAGATAGAGCAAGCTCTGATATAAAATCGTACTATTTACAAGGTAGTTATACCGATGAGAACACATTGATAAAAGCAGTTACTTTTGGTGGAAAAGAACTTACGTACCAAGCTTGGGAAGGTTTAACGGCAGATCAACTAAAGGAAGACAGAAGACAGAATCCTTATACGTATGACAATGAAGTAGATGATTATGACCAAAACCATTACCAATTACATTGGAATGAAAAATTAAACGAAAACTGGTCTACTAATTTAGCGTTGAACTACACAAAAGGTGCTGGATTTTTTGAGCAATATAAAACGGAAGAAGATGCTGCTGATTTTGGAAATTTAATTGTAGATGGTTCTGATGTGATTGTAAGACGTTGGTTAGAGAACGATTTTTATGTTGTAAATTTTAATACGAATTACAAAACTGATAAACTGAATTTAATTTCTGGAATTTCGTATTCTAATTATTCTGGAGATCATTTTGGTGAGGTTATTTGGGGAGAAGATTTAGCAGAAAATGTAAACATTAGAGATCAATATTATTTTTCTGATGCTAAGAAAACAGATTTTTCAATCTTTGCAAAAGCAACTTTTGATATTAATGAAAAATTATCTGGTTATGCAGATGTTCAAGGTCGTTTTGTGAATTATAAAACAGGCGGAATTACCTCTGACATTGTGCCAATTGATGTAGATGCAAATTTTAATTTCTTTAACCCGAAGGTTGGTTTAACCTATAAAATTAACAACGATAATAATTTATATACTTCTTTTGCTGTTGCAAACAGAGAGCCAAACAGAAATGATTTTGAAGCTGGCGTTACCACACACGAAACTTTAAATGATTTAGAATTTGGTTGGAGGTTTAAGTCGGAGAACTTTAAATTAAACTCCAACATTTATTATATGAATTATAAAAACCAGTTGGTATTAACTGGTGCTTTAGATGATGTTGGCGCGCCTGTAAGAGCAACTTCTGGAGACAGTTATCGTTTAGGTTTAGAAATTGATGCAGATATTAGGGTTTCAGATCAGTTTTCTATAAAACCGAATGTAGCTTTTAGCTCTAATAAAAACAGAGACTTTTTTATAACAAGAGATGGAAACCCAACTCCGCAAGCATTAGGAAACACCGATTTGTCTTTTTCTCCGGATATTATTGCAGGAAACATGTTTATTTTTAAACCAATAGACAATTTACAGTTCTCTTTCTTATCTAAATTTGTTGGCAAACAATATATGAGTAATTTTGGAAGTGCTATTTCTGATAACGATGTTTTAAACGATTATTTTACGTCTGATTTTAATATTGTGTATCAAATAACACCAAACAAAGTTTTTAAATCGATTGTATTTTCTGCTTTGGTAAATAATATTTTTAATACCGAATATGTAGACAGAGGTTATTATTATACGTATGATGATGATTGGTCTGACCCAAACCAAATTACTACGGTAGATGGCGCAGGTTATTATCCGCAAGCAACTAGAAATTTCTTAGTTGGCGTTACCTTAAAGTTTTAA
- a CDS encoding RNA polymerase sigma factor RpoD/SigA, with amino-acid sequence MRQLKIVKQVTNRDAKSLEKYFQEISKIGLITADEEVELALKIKKGDNRALDKLVKANLRFVVSVAKQYQGQGLKLSDLINEGNLGLVKAAKRFDETRGFKFISYAVWWIRQSIMSALAEQSRIVRLPLNKIGSINKIRKIYARLEQDEQRMPTNKEIAKQLDMTETEVAQSLKNSGKHVSMDAPFKEGEDSNLYNLMQSDDSPRPDKNLMTQSLSIEINRALDTLSTKEAKVIKMFYGINLPGPCSLTEIGEIFDLSRERVRQVKQKAIRRLQHQSKTHLLKTYLG; translated from the coding sequence ATGAGACAACTTAAAATTGTAAAACAAGTAACCAATCGTGACGCCAAATCTTTAGAAAAATATTTTCAAGAAATTAGTAAAATTGGGCTTATTACTGCTGATGAAGAAGTAGAGCTAGCTTTGAAAATAAAAAAAGGAGACAACAGAGCACTAGACAAACTTGTAAAAGCAAATTTAAGATTTGTAGTTTCTGTTGCAAAACAATACCAAGGTCAGGGTTTAAAGCTATCAGACTTAATCAATGAAGGGAATTTAGGACTTGTAAAAGCAGCAAAACGTTTTGATGAAACAAGAGGTTTTAAATTTATTTCTTACGCCGTTTGGTGGATTCGTCAATCTATAATGTCTGCTTTGGCAGAACAATCTCGTATTGTACGTTTGCCTTTAAATAAAATTGGCAGCATTAATAAAATACGAAAAATATACGCTCGTTTAGAACAAGACGAACAACGCATGCCTACCAATAAAGAAATTGCAAAACAGTTAGATATGACGGAAACTGAAGTAGCACAGTCTTTAAAAAATTCTGGAAAACACGTTTCTATGGATGCTCCATTTAAAGAGGGTGAAGATTCTAATCTATACAACCTAATGCAATCGGATGATTCGCCAAGACCAGACAAAAACTTAATGACGCAATCTTTATCGATTGAAATAAATAGGGCTTTAGACACGCTTTCTACCAAAGAAGCAAAAGTGATAAAAATGTTTTATGGTATTAATTTACCTGGTCCTTGTAGCTTAACTGAAATTGGTGAAATATTTGACTTATCTAGAGAAAGAGTCCGCCAAGTAAAACAAAAAGCTATTAGACGCTTACAACATCAATCTAAAACTCATCTTTTAAAAACATATTTAGGATAA
- the clcA gene encoding H(+)/Cl(-) exchange transporter ClcA: MIPFNTSHNIHLRSTDENTKNFKLLFYALLIGTLVGLIAGLFRLSLSYIESFRESLFKNVETSNLLSWVWPILFAVTGISIALFLVRRFAPEASGSGVQEIEGALDGLRPMRWKRVIPIKFIASLFSLGSGLLLGREGPTIQLGANIGKMVKDTFGETNIENNPLISAGAAAGLASAFNAPFAGIIFVIEEMHGHFKFNFYSVAAIMIGAGSADFIVRVLVESKPIIQMMVFPSPNIYSLWLFIILGLVCSIIGLIYNKVLILSLNFFQFSNKLPILYTGVFVGSIIGIIGIFSPDMIGGGYETITKVLDNSFTLLFLVFLFTVRLLLSFFSYSAGVPGGIFLPMLTLGVILGVLFGISMQQLFPDLISHPGVFAIAGMAGIFSATVRAPLTGLALAIEMTSNYELILPLIITTVTASVFTMLLGNKPIYTTLLKRTLANTKQQS, encoded by the coding sequence ATGATACCGTTTAATACTTCTCATAATATACATCTACGATCTACTGATGAGAATACAAAAAATTTTAAGCTGTTATTTTATGCTTTGTTAATTGGAACTCTTGTAGGCCTTATTGCTGGTTTGTTTAGGCTTAGTCTAAGTTACATTGAAAGCTTTAGAGAAAGCTTATTTAAAAATGTAGAAACGAGCAATCTACTAAGTTGGGTATGGCCTATTTTATTTGCTGTTACAGGAATTAGCATCGCTTTATTTTTGGTTAGAAGATTTGCTCCAGAAGCCTCAGGAAGTGGTGTACAAGAAATAGAAGGTGCTTTAGATGGCTTGCGCCCAATGCGTTGGAAAAGGGTAATTCCAATAAAATTTATCGCCTCCTTGTTTTCTTTAGGAAGTGGATTATTGTTAGGGAGAGAAGGCCCAACAATTCAATTAGGCGCTAATATTGGTAAAATGGTTAAAGATACTTTTGGCGAAACCAATATTGAAAATAATCCGTTAATTTCTGCCGGAGCTGCGGCAGGACTTGCTAGTGCTTTTAACGCTCCTTTTGCGGGTATTATTTTTGTTATAGAAGAAATGCATGGCCATTTTAAATTTAACTTTTATTCTGTAGCCGCCATTATGATTGGTGCTGGTTCAGCCGATTTTATAGTACGTGTTTTAGTAGAATCTAAACCCATTATACAAATGATGGTGTTCCCTAGTCCTAATATTTATAGTTTATGGTTATTTATTATTTTAGGTTTGGTCTGTAGTATTATTGGTTTAATTTACAACAAAGTACTTATTCTATCTTTAAATTTTTTTCAATTTTCAAATAAATTACCCATCCTTTATACAGGAGTTTTTGTGGGATCTATTATCGGTATTATCGGTATTTTCTCTCCAGATATGATTGGTGGTGGATATGAAACCATCACAAAAGTATTAGACAATTCGTTTACCTTATTATTTTTAGTATTTTTATTTACAGTAAGACTACTCTTATCTTTTTTTAGTTATAGTGCAGGTGTGCCTGGAGGTATCTTCTTACCCATGTTAACACTAGGTGTAATATTAGGCGTGCTGTTTGGTATTAGTATGCAACAATTATTTCCTGATTTAATTTCTCATCCTGGGGTATTTGCCATTGCAGGAATGGCTGGTATTTTTTCGGCAACCGTTAGAGCTCCTCTAACAGGCCTAGCTCTAGCCATAGAAATGACATCTAACTATGAGTTAATATTACCTTTAATAATCACTACAGTTACCGCATCTGTATTTACAATGTTACTAGGAAACAAACCTATTTATACAACCTTGTTAAAACGTACTTTAGCAAATACAAAGCAACAATCGTAA
- a CDS encoding DUF3857 domain-containing protein, whose product MKIKINLLIALLFIVQIAVAQEAPYFKSYDWEATPNYKIDEGNTEDMIAVKEKTVTEFYFQGEDLVEFYLEHKVLWLNSDDAIEEYNKIYLPFSSEAELQVNKARVITPDGKLIDLDQSKILTAEDEETGNTYKYFALEGITKGSFIEYMYVVKRRPSYTGKKFYIQDAYNKDKVEFDLFSPSNLLFKFKSYNNLPNVQRDTLSAEKNHYKLHVDKVQKLENEYQAPYNASRGFIVYKIGKNIDNMDVDIISYSNIAKNLYTSYYPEYSEKTKGLLNIFIKELALPKNADEESIIRKLDFYIKSTVYSQDTYNEDLEDLDLILKTQVANETGVIKLYIAVLRTLNITHELVLTTDRNETKFDPEFEATNFLTEFLLYFPASKKYLSPNASGTRYGFPLPYVTDNYGLFLKEGVVGDQKTVTGRIAYIEPVKVEKVLDIMNVTIDFNKENLTENTVHLDRAFSGYYAMNIQPFMHLIQGEDARNDLVDSFVESMTYEFEVLNRELINADAELFGVKPLQIKVDFTTEGFVEKAGRKYLFKLGDLIGQQIELYQEKERVLPLEGQFHRGYQRSLTLHIPKGYKITNLDDININNSYVKDGKELFFFKSSYQLKGNTLTVAANEYYKENIIEVSMYEEYRTVINSAADFNKIVLLLEAE is encoded by the coding sequence ATGAAGATTAAAATAAACTTATTAATAGCCTTATTATTTATTGTTCAGATAGCAGTAGCGCAGGAAGCACCTTACTTTAAAAGTTATGATTGGGAAGCAACTCCTAATTATAAAATAGACGAAGGAAACACAGAAGATATGATTGCTGTTAAAGAAAAAACAGTAACGGAGTTTTATTTTCAAGGTGAAGATTTGGTAGAATTCTATTTAGAACACAAAGTTTTATGGCTAAATTCTGATGATGCAATCGAAGAATATAACAAAATCTATTTGCCATTTTCATCGGAGGCAGAATTGCAAGTAAACAAAGCAAGGGTAATTACTCCGGATGGGAAATTAATTGACTTAGATCAATCTAAAATACTAACGGCAGAAGATGAAGAAACAGGTAATACTTACAAATATTTCGCTTTAGAAGGAATTACAAAAGGAAGTTTTATAGAGTATATGTATGTGGTAAAAAGACGCCCAAGTTATACGGGTAAAAAATTCTATATTCAAGATGCTTACAATAAAGATAAAGTAGAGTTCGATTTGTTTTCTCCAAGTAATTTATTGTTTAAATTTAAGAGCTATAATAATTTACCAAATGTACAAAGAGACACTCTAAGTGCAGAAAAAAATCACTATAAATTACATGTTGATAAGGTTCAAAAATTAGAAAATGAATACCAAGCACCTTATAACGCTTCAAGAGGTTTTATTGTTTATAAAATAGGTAAAAATATCGATAATATGGATGTTGATATTATTTCTTATAGCAATATAGCTAAGAATTTATACACGTCTTATTATCCAGAATATTCAGAGAAAACAAAGGGTTTATTAAACATTTTTATAAAAGAATTAGCGTTGCCTAAGAATGCAGATGAAGAAAGTATTATAAGAAAATTAGATTTTTATATAAAATCAACCGTATACTCTCAAGATACTTATAACGAAGACTTAGAAGATTTAGACCTTATTTTAAAGACACAAGTTGCTAATGAAACCGGAGTTATAAAACTATACATTGCTGTTTTAAGAACTTTAAATATAACACATGAATTAGTACTTACAACCGATAGAAATGAAACAAAGTTTGATCCTGAGTTTGAAGCAACTAATTTTTTAACCGAATTTTTACTGTATTTTCCTGCGTCTAAAAAATATTTATCTCCAAATGCATCCGGAACAAGATATGGTTTTCCGTTGCCTTATGTAACAGATAATTACGGACTATTTTTAAAGGAAGGGGTTGTTGGAGATCAGAAAACTGTTACAGGAAGAATTGCATATATAGAACCTGTAAAAGTAGAAAAGGTTTTAGATATTATGAATGTAACGATCGATTTTAATAAAGAAAACTTAACCGAAAACACCGTTCATTTAGACAGAGCTTTCAGCGGATATTACGCAATGAACATACAGCCTTTTATGCATTTAATTCAGGGTGAAGATGCTAGAAATGATTTGGTAGATAGTTTTGTAGAAAGCATGACGTACGAGTTTGAAGTACTAAATAGAGAGTTAATAAACGCAGATGCAGAACTGTTTGGCGTAAAACCTTTACAAATTAAAGTAGATTTTACTACGGAAGGTTTTGTAGAAAAAGCAGGAAGAAAGTATTTATTTAAGTTGGGTGATTTAATTGGACAACAAATAGAGTTGTATCAAGAAAAAGAAAGAGTTTTGCCTTTAGAAGGGCAATTTCATAGAGGTTATCAAAGAAGCTTAACACTTCATATTCCTAAAGGATATAAAATCACCAATTTAGACGATATTAATATTAACAACTCGTATGTAAAAGACGGAAAAGAATTGTTCTTTTTTAAATCTTCTTATCAATTAAAAGGAAACACTTTAACAGTAGCTGCCAACGAATATTACAAAGAAAATATTATTGAAGTTTCTATGTACGAAGAGTACAGAACTGTAATTAATAGTGCTGCAGACTTTAATAAAATAGTATTGTTATTAGAGGCCGAATAA
- a CDS encoding transglutaminase-like domain-containing protein — translation MKIYKLALITLFLFLVSSLNAQYSADFLRYSKLYPEAARVRLQQETTITIAVVNDSLQINQEFTEQDLYLTDAANYNSKNTLNFSTFFELTKIEASSFSYENNEYVENKVEKFTEKDELNQSFHDDSKLLNYVYSNLEKGSKSTLKYAQKIKNPRFLIPFYFGDYFPVKQNKVTIIADANVHLEFKKFNISDDEIKFTKEKKGKQFVYTWALNNQAAYEYEADTPSYKTILPHIVPIITSYKTNNGIIKLLGEVSDLYNWYYSLVKNVNTEAPSQDLVDLVTKITANKKTDLEKVKAIYYWTQQNIKYIAFEYALGGFIPRESNEVFRKKYGDCKDNSSILYSMLAIAGVKGNLTWIGTRSIPYTYKEVPTPVVDNHMILSYENNGKTYYLDATGRYIKFGMPTSFIQGKEALVGYGTAFKIKKVPIVAAKENAIIDVTNIKIENGRVIGSSKTTLSGYPKIDIFNSLETGNSEAKLKTFYNTVFQKGNNTFLISNFKETNKYNYDDDFIVNYDFEIKNYAKNLGNEIYINLNLNKEISFYKTDKKRKNPIEYDYKRYYSYRTKLEIPKGYSIDYVPEAVKVSNDLLTCEISYQVKENEVIYKLEIELNFLVLSTEQQKEVNKEIKKIESNYKEIVVLKKE, via the coding sequence TTGAAAATTTATAAATTAGCTTTAATAACACTCTTTTTATTTTTAGTATCAAGTTTAAATGCTCAGTATTCTGCTGATTTTTTAAGATATAGTAAACTGTATCCAGAAGCAGCAAGAGTTCGTTTACAGCAAGAAACTACTATTACGATAGCAGTTGTAAATGATAGTTTACAAATTAATCAAGAATTTACAGAACAAGATTTGTATTTAACCGATGCTGCAAACTATAATTCTAAAAACACTTTAAATTTCTCTACATTTTTTGAGTTAACTAAAATAGAAGCTTCTTCTTTTTCTTATGAAAATAATGAATATGTAGAAAATAAAGTAGAAAAGTTTACAGAGAAGGATGAATTAAATCAGTCTTTTCATGATGATTCAAAGTTGTTAAATTATGTGTATTCTAATTTAGAAAAAGGGTCTAAATCTACCTTAAAATATGCTCAGAAAATTAAAAATCCTCGTTTTTTAATACCTTTTTACTTTGGTGATTATTTTCCTGTCAAACAAAATAAAGTTACCATTATTGCGGATGCAAACGTGCATTTAGAATTTAAAAAATTTAATATTTCTGATGATGAAATAAAATTTACTAAAGAAAAAAAAGGAAAACAGTTCGTTTATACTTGGGCGCTAAACAACCAAGCAGCATATGAGTATGAGGCAGATACACCAAGTTATAAAACCATTTTACCACACATTGTGCCTATTATTACTTCTTATAAAACCAATAATGGAATTATAAAGTTATTAGGCGAAGTTTCCGATTTATACAACTGGTATTATTCTTTGGTAAAAAATGTAAATACGGAAGCTCCAAGTCAAGATTTGGTAGACTTGGTTACTAAAATTACTGCAAATAAAAAAACAGATTTAGAAAAGGTAAAAGCCATTTATTATTGGACACAACAAAACATAAAATATATTGCTTTTGAGTATGCTTTGGGAGGTTTTATACCAAGAGAATCGAATGAAGTTTTTAGAAAGAAATATGGCGATTGCAAAGACAATTCTAGTATTTTATACAGCATGTTAGCAATTGCAGGTGTAAAAGGAAACTTAACATGGATTGGTACAAGAAGTATTCCCTATACCTACAAAGAGGTTCCGACGCCAGTGGTAGATAATCACATGATTCTTTCTTATGAGAACAACGGAAAAACGTATTATTTAGATGCAACAGGTCGATATATAAAATTTGGAATGCCAACGTCTTTTATTCAAGGAAAAGAAGCATTGGTTGGTTATGGAACAGCTTTTAAGATTAAAAAAGTGCCAATTGTAGCTGCTAAAGAAAATGCTATTATAGATGTAACCAATATAAAAATTGAAAACGGCAGGGTTATTGGTTCTTCAAAAACAACACTTTCTGGGTATCCAAAAATTGATATTTTTAATAGTTTAGAAACCGGGAATTCAGAAGCTAAATTAAAAACATTCTATAACACTGTGTTTCAAAAAGGAAACAATACCTTTTTAATCAGCAATTTTAAAGAAACCAATAAATATAATTACGACGATGATTTTATAGTGAATTATGATTTTGAAATTAAAAATTATGCCAAAAATTTGGGAAATGAAATTTACATCAACCTAAATTTAAATAAAGAAATCTCATTCTATAAGACAGATAAAAAGCGTAAAAACCCTATAGAATATGATTATAAAAGATATTATAGCTATAGGACTAAATTAGAAATTCCGAAAGGTTATAGTATCGATTATGTGCCTGAAGCCGTAAAAGTTTCTAATGATTTATTAACTTGTGAAATTAGCTATCAAGTAAAAGAAAATGAAGTAATTTATAAGCTAGAAATTGAATTAAACTTCTTAGTGTTATCAACAGAACAACAAAAAGAAGTAAATAAAGAGATTAAAAAAATTGAAAGCAATTATAAAGAAATTGTAGTTTTAAAAAAAGAATAA
- a CDS encoding rhodanese-like domain-containing protein, whose product MKKIVPLLFLSFFFFNCSTQEDLKSISTKELKGLIEKENIQLLDVRTPKEVKRGFIETAKFVNLFDADFLTKASGSLDKNKPVYIYCRSGRRSAKASKILKEKGFKVVNVLGGYNQWRKEN is encoded by the coding sequence ATGAAAAAAATAGTTCCATTATTGTTTTTAAGTTTCTTTTTTTTTAATTGTAGCACACAAGAAGACCTTAAGTCTATTTCTACCAAAGAATTAAAGGGATTAATAGAAAAAGAAAATATTCAATTATTAGATGTTAGAACACCTAAAGAAGTAAAACGTGGTTTTATAGAAACAGCAAAATTTGTGAATTTATTTGATGCTGATTTTCTTACAAAAGCTTCTGGTTCTTTAGATAAAAATAAACCTGTTTACATTTATTGTAGAAGTGGTAGAAGAAGTGCTAAAGCATCTAAAATACTTAAAGAAAAGGGGTTTAAAGTAGTAAATGTTTTAGGTGGATATAACCAATGGAGAAAGGAAAATTAG